A genomic segment from Nicotiana sylvestris chromosome 1, ASM39365v2, whole genome shotgun sequence encodes:
- the LOC104232777 gene encoding uncharacterized protein produces the protein MYQNFKTKHKGKALKDMVWNAAWASNNVIFRKCMEDLENEDKAAREWFNHPERPFNTWTRSMFRTHIKCDMLLNNLCENFNRWLLCVLVLLLNLELLNLELLCVLKFLKLLFVMKFLKLLLLVFLREAGV, from the exons atgtaccaaaaTTTCAAGACAAAACACAAAGGAAAAGCATTAAAGGACATGGTTTGGAATGCTGCTTGGGCAAGCAATAATGTGATATTCAGAAAATGCATGGAGGATTTAGAAAATGAGGACAAAGCTGCTAGAGAATGGTTCAATCATCCAGAAAGACCCTTCAATACATGGACTAGATCAATGTTCAGGACTCATATAAAATGTGATATGCTATTAAACAATTTGTGTGAGAATTTTAACAG GTGGCTACTATGTGTACTAGTTCTGTTGCTGAACTTGGAGTTGTTGAACTTGGAGTTGCTGTGTGTGTTGAAGTTTCTGAAACTGCTATTTGTGATGAAGTTTCTCAAGTTGCTGTTGTTGGTGTTTCTAAGAGAGGCCGGAGTGTGA